In one Streptomyces sp. T12 genomic region, the following are encoded:
- a CDS encoding ABC transporter permease subunit: MTSAGAHTRHSPWRTVAGRVVAGSVLLTAVALLPWLSGNDPALTVLRARSADQDPTPAQLAAVREQLGLDEGPFTHLTHWLGGLPRGDAGTSWVSGEPVLPQVTTAFAVSVTLMLGALVVTVAVAALVCGRTLWLGSRRRLRRARAGTGAAVLAALPKFLLASLLATVCGVWLGWLPSSGWEGPSSMVLPALALGVPSGAMIGGLLDQSLPGAFREPWARTWYAFGFSPGAVARNALRRTLAGVLPQLLPTVVALVGGAVAVEKIFNIPGLGRLALDAAIAQDLPPLQTATLALVLLGVVAGLLIQAVRRALLGPALRDGALTAPPPPSLARRRSTRWIAGFCAVVLLALVVAGLLRDPLQVDTAARLLSPSAAHPLGTDSLGRDLLARLGHGALRTASVALAVTAVSVLVGLLLGSAARVSAGLTEVASTLPAVLAGLLTTAVTGPSVWGAALAVCLVGWTPYAAQAAALLEEERASGHLLASVSFGAGPLYLLRHHYLPAVLPAVLRNALLRLPTAVLVLASLGFLGLGEQPPTPEWGRLLSENQPYFELAPWTVLGPACALVLLSVLAVSGTASGRKA; the protein is encoded by the coding sequence GTGACATCGGCCGGTGCTCATACCCGCCATTCCCCGTGGCGCACGGTGGCCGGCCGCGTCGTCGCCGGCTCCGTGCTGCTCACGGCCGTCGCCCTGCTGCCCTGGCTGTCCGGGAACGACCCCGCGCTGACGGTCCTGCGGGCCCGGTCCGCCGACCAGGATCCGACGCCGGCGCAACTGGCCGCCGTACGGGAGCAACTGGGCCTGGACGAGGGGCCGTTCACGCATCTGACGCACTGGCTGGGCGGGCTGCCGCGCGGTGACGCGGGCACGTCCTGGGTGTCGGGCGAACCGGTTCTGCCTCAGGTGACGACCGCGTTCGCGGTGTCGGTGACGCTGATGCTCGGGGCGCTCGTGGTCACGGTCGCGGTGGCCGCGCTGGTCTGCGGACGCACCCTGTGGCTCGGTTCCCGGCGGCGGCTGCGGCGGGCGCGGGCGGGCACCGGGGCGGCCGTACTCGCCGCGCTGCCCAAGTTCCTGCTCGCCTCGCTGCTTGCCACGGTGTGCGGGGTGTGGCTGGGCTGGCTGCCGTCCAGTGGGTGGGAGGGGCCGTCGTCGATGGTGCTGCCCGCGCTCGCCCTCGGCGTGCCGTCGGGGGCGATGATCGGCGGTCTGCTCGACCAGTCGCTGCCCGGCGCCTTCCGGGAGCCATGGGCGCGGACCTGGTACGCCTTCGGGTTCTCGCCCGGGGCCGTCGCCCGCAACGCCCTGCGCCGCACACTCGCCGGTGTGCTTCCGCAGCTTCTGCCGACCGTCGTGGCGCTGGTCGGTGGCGCGGTCGCGGTGGAGAAGATCTTCAACATTCCGGGGCTCGGCCGACTCGCCCTGGACGCCGCCATCGCCCAGGATCTGCCGCCGCTGCAGACGGCGACGCTGGCCCTCGTCCTGCTGGGTGTCGTCGCCGGGCTTCTCATTCAGGCCGTGCGGCGCGCGCTCCTCGGCCCCGCCCTCCGGGACGGCGCCCTGACCGCCCCTCCCCCGCCGTCCCTCGCGCGACGGCGCTCCACGCGCTGGATCGCCGGGTTCTGCGCCGTCGTACTGCTCGCCCTGGTCGTGGCGGGGCTGCTGCGCGACCCCCTGCAGGTGGACACGGCGGCCCGGCTCCTGTCGCCTTCCGCCGCACACCCGTTGGGCACGGACTCGCTCGGCCGTGATCTGCTGGCCCGGCTGGGCCACGGGGCGCTGCGCACGGCGAGCGTGGCCCTCGCGGTGACGGCGGTCAGCGTCCTCGTCGGGCTGCTGCTCGGCAGCGCGGCACGGGTGAGCGCGGGCCTGACCGAGGTGGCCTCCACCCTTCCGGCCGTCCTCGCCGGGCTCTTGACCACGGCGGTGACCGGGCCGTCGGTGTGGGGTGCCGCGCTCGCGGTGTGCCTCGTCGGCTGGACGCCGTACGCCGCCCAGGCCGCGGCGCTGCTCGAGGAGGAACGGGCCAGTGGCCACCTGCTCGCGTCGGTCTCGTTCGGCGCCGGGCCGCTGTACCTGCTGCGCCACCACTACTTGCCCGCGGTCCTGCCCGCGGTCCTGCGCAACGCCCTGCTGCGGCTGCCCACCGCGGTCCTGGTACTGGCCTCCCTCGGCTTCCTCGGGCTGGGCGAGCAGCCGCCCACGCCGGAGTGGGGGCGGCTGCTGTCGGAGAACCAGCCGTACTTCGAACTGGCGCCGTGGACGGTACTCGGCCCGGCGTGCGCGCTCGTTCTCCTCTCGGTTCTCGCCGTGTCCGGTACGGCGTCGGGGCGCAAGGCCTGA
- a CDS encoding sigma-70 family RNA polymerase sigma factor has protein sequence MSDGSPKVPAQASPPASATASYARIYEEQQPRLVAFARSLTRNNSWAAEDLVAEAHFRVWRRLSAGHEIENVPAYLMTTVRHLAATAGGEARETPHDPRTAERTEVAVHAEDSADPAEQVSEVDLLVRVLGQLPERWVQALWLAEAEGQPLETVGQRIGAKQGATAVLLHRAREGMRQAFLRSQTGAPDDPACEVHWVRMPAYVRGNATPRQSERLLAHVDACDDCRGRLAVLMRANDRLPALVGPALLVFAVGGAGKFLLPFLAGSAGATAVLSGQVGGALHAARQAVTGGTGGAKVPTAIATVAGAALAMMLALGTGNPSPTPPPDRVPLAEAPVAARPSEGPVAGAEEPGVPGGSGGSGGSAGVPETGSDTAVRGVVAAAGPEVTVGSGVVAEPVADTPDADEPAPPGAEPVIEPPADDTPPQNDTPPPHESTPGTEDPAAPAPVDPAPADPAPAAPVPPAPAPADPVDEQPEAPGQETPPYPDVPGPGAQDPQPEAPEPPATPENPEPPETEVPATPSPAPTPEPPAPTPVEPGPIEETPETPEAPQAPQAPQAPETPEAPTPPETTAPTPAPAPAPTPQPTPEDPGNPCGG, from the coding sequence ATGTCCGACGGTTCTCCCAAGGTGCCCGCCCAGGCATCACCTCCCGCGTCCGCCACCGCCTCGTACGCCCGCATCTACGAGGAACAGCAGCCCCGCCTGGTCGCCTTCGCGCGCTCGCTCACCCGCAACAACTCCTGGGCGGCCGAGGACCTGGTCGCCGAGGCGCACTTCCGTGTCTGGCGGCGGCTGTCGGCGGGCCATGAGATCGAGAACGTACCGGCGTACCTGATGACGACCGTGCGGCACCTGGCGGCGACGGCCGGCGGCGAGGCGCGCGAGACCCCGCACGACCCGCGGACCGCCGAGCGCACGGAGGTCGCCGTCCACGCGGAGGACTCGGCGGACCCGGCCGAACAGGTCTCGGAAGTGGACCTGTTGGTACGGGTACTGGGCCAGCTGCCCGAGCGCTGGGTGCAGGCCCTGTGGCTGGCGGAGGCGGAAGGCCAGCCGCTGGAGACGGTCGGACAGCGCATCGGCGCCAAGCAGGGCGCGACCGCCGTACTCCTGCACCGCGCCCGCGAGGGCATGCGCCAGGCCTTCCTGCGCTCCCAGACCGGCGCCCCCGACGACCCCGCGTGCGAGGTCCACTGGGTGCGCATGCCGGCGTACGTCCGCGGCAACGCGACACCGCGCCAGTCGGAACGCCTGCTCGCCCACGTGGACGCCTGCGACGACTGCCGCGGCCGGCTCGCGGTACTCATGCGCGCCAACGACCGGCTGCCCGCACTGGTCGGCCCGGCCCTGCTGGTCTTCGCCGTGGGCGGCGCGGGCAAGTTCCTGCTGCCCTTCCTCGCCGGCTCCGCAGGCGCCACGGCCGTCCTGAGCGGCCAGGTCGGCGGCGCGCTGCACGCGGCCCGCCAGGCGGTGACCGGCGGCACGGGCGGCGCGAAGGTGCCGACGGCGATAGCGACGGTCGCGGGCGCGGCCCTCGCGATGATGCTCGCCCTGGGCACGGGCAACCCGTCTCCGACGCCGCCCCCGGACCGGGTACCGCTGGCGGAGGCACCGGTGGCCGCGCGGCCGTCGGAGGGGCCGGTCGCGGGGGCGGAGGAGCCGGGGGTGCCGGGCGGATCGGGTGGATCGGGTGGATCGGCGGGGGTGCCTGAGACTGGTTCGGATACGGCGGTGAGGGGCGTGGTGGCTGCGGCTGGGCCGGAGGTTACGGTTGGGTCGGGGGTTGTGGCTGAGCCGGTGGCCGATACGCCGGACGCCGATGAACCCGCGCCGCCCGGTGCCGAGCCGGTGATCGAGCCCCCGGCGGACGACACGCCTCCGCAGAACGACACGCCCCCGCCGCACGAATCGACGCCGGGAACCGAAGACCCGGCCGCCCCGGCACCGGTGGACCCGGCACCGGCTGACCCGGCACCGGCAGCCCCCGTGCCGCCCGCCCCCGCACCGGCCGACCCGGTGGACGAGCAGCCGGAGGCGCCGGGGCAGGAGACGCCGCCATACCCGGACGTTCCGGGGCCAGGGGCGCAGGACCCGCAACCGGAAGCGCCGGAGCCCCCGGCGACCCCGGAGAACCCGGAGCCCCCGGAGACCGAGGTCCCCGCAACGCCGTCACCCGCGCCCACGCCGGAGCCACCGGCCCCAACTCCCGTGGAGCCGGGGCCAATTGAGGAGACGCCGGAGACTCCGGAAGCCCCGCAGGCCCCGCAGGCCCCGCAGGCCCCGGAGACCCCGGAAGCCCCCACTCCGCCGGAGACAACCGCCCCCACCCCCGCACCCGCCCCCGCTCCCACCCCGCAGCCAACACCCGAGGACCCGGGAAACCCCTGCGGGGGCTGA